The Pogona vitticeps strain Pit_001003342236 chromosome 3, PviZW2.1, whole genome shotgun sequence genome includes a window with the following:
- the LOC140706015 gene encoding uncharacterized protein LOC140706015, translated as MVLPLPISGEGSDAVFAGSTKRKFSPPKAHCFPEMPSGWSFKRAKRESQEETQGDTKHCRKKNGQLFRKKFSTLNFFSGYSKNVIPQERNTLFEEKKRDVQRNESNKLMAPNEEACTLQKAHLRKMCPKCEIVVCGECNMLHTESSFIAHSLLDHYDRGRHSSCCSDAGFPSDHHVCKHNPGLSANSCPMLGLVISQP; from the exons ATGGTATTACCTCTCCCTATTTCAGGAGAAGGATCTGATGCAGTGTTTGCG GGCTCAACAAAGCGAAAGTTTTCTCCACCCAAGGCGCACTGCTTTCCAGAAATGCCTTCAG GCTGGAGCTTTAAGAGGGCAAAGAGAGAAAGCCAAGAAGAGACCCAAGGAGATACAAAACACTGCAGGAAGAAGAACGGACAACTCTTTAGAAAAAAGTTTTCTACTCTGAATTTCTTTTCTGGATATTCAAAAAATGTCAT TcctcaagaaagaaacacactctttgaagagaagaaaagggatgTGCAAAGAAATGAGTCCAACAAGCTGATGGCTCCAAATGAGGAGGCTTGTACTTTGCAGAAGGCTCACCTCAGAAAAATGTGCCCCAAATGCGAAATCGTTGTCTGTGGAGAGTGCAACATGCTCCATACTGAGAGCAGCTTTATTGCTCACAGTTTACTGGACCATTATGATAGAGGAAGGCACTCCTCCTGCTGTTCAGATGCTGGATTTCCTTCAGATCACCATGTATGTAAGCACAATCCTGGACTGTCTGCAAATTCTTGTCCCATGTTGGGTCTTGTAATTTCACAGCCTTAG